CTATCATGGGCGATAGTGCCTATAGATCTACCTATCTGTTGATCATCCTTGACAATTTTCACCGTTCACGATACAGTATATTTCCAATGATGTAAATAAAACTACATCGCATGCtacttttcgagaaaaattttccacatattttgcatttttatctcgGTTATTATTACGCTGCGAAAAGGTTATTTAAGCAATTATCATTCGTGAAAATTATCGCGTTGAAATCGTAAAGTTGAATTAGGTAGATACCTAACCTTCATTAGGCATTTcgcgaaatgaaatttttgtttacattcGAGCAGTGTAGGCCTATAATACGGGTACGTTTTAAATTAATGATTAAACTTTTTACGAGTTATACATCTACCTATATTCTCAGTTCCATCTCACACACCCTGTGTAGATCCCCGAAATCTGCCTACGGGTAAATAATCCTTGCTCTTTGCTCGATTTATGTGACATGAACAAAGTTAGGAAGTTGATGTCTTTTTTAACGTCAATTTTACCACAATagtaataagtacctatctctTTCATGCACATACCTATCCACGAGTCATCCCTGCATCGATGGAAATTgacgaaaaacaaattttttttcaaacacgagTCGGACCATAATTACGAATTCGATGATTTCAGTCGCTTGAAAACGTATAttatgggtaggtaggtaggtaggtaggtaggtaggtatatattttgtaTATAGATATAAAATACTTCTCACGCGTCGTGGTGTTATTTTGTAATACATGAGGTGAACGCGGAATTTCAGAAAGACGTACGATATTCGTTCACAGTTCTAATTCTGGCATaagataaaaattaataatataggATGGCGTGGTACCTTTATAAGTAGAAaacattggttttttttttgtttaatatgttggttaaaaaaataaacgattccCGAAGGGCGTGCGTATCGCCATTTCATAATGACGACACTGTAACCCCCGTTTATTGAATTTTCGATGCGtcgatgattttcaatttaacaccGAATTTATCGGTAGATATTATTTTGTTTGGTTAACGGTTCATTTTTTATACATGAACTCGCAGCGAATTTAGGACCAGTTTGTTTTCGTACGATTAGGTTTTTTACACTCCGACTATTGGGCCCTCGCTGATACAAGCCAGCTGTTTGGTTTGACTTGTTTGTCGATTCAGCGATTTGTTTCTCACGGTGTAGTACGACGATTTTCGTAAGCTCGCCGATGACGAATTGGCCATGTTGACGGTATCGTAGTAACGAGGCGTCGTGCAGCACTGTTTCGTATGGATAACCGTCCAGAAACCGTTTCtgaatttattattgaaaaacgCGTATAAAATCGGATTTATGCTTGAGTTGGCGATGCCGAGGAACTGAGCTATTGGTGCTACAATCGGTAGTAGGTTTTGCTCCCAGTCGGATAAATGGCCGCCGAATTTCACTCTCGTGAAGATGGCGTACAATGGTAACCACGATGCCACGAACATGATCACAACGAGTAGCAACATTTTGATCACCTGCAAGAAAATGTGATGGAATTAGTTCATTGCTAATTCGAGAAAagcttaaaaaattaataaaagtaggtaataaGTATGTGCTGATGTGTTTCAGGGTAAAAGGAATGCTTTCCATGTAGAAACTATGCAGTATTTACCTATTACTGAGTCAACGTGGGTACATTCTGCGTAGCCTTCGAGCTACGTATGTACAAGGAATTAGGCAACCCGATATAACTTTTACAGGTAGGAAAATTCTATGCAGAGTTTTGACTGAGGTTTGATCAATGCAACATAAATTAGGAGACCTTATCGAGTATACTTATTCGAAAACACTTGTTCAAAAGCTGaagatttcttcaaaacttcTTCGAGAATCTCAACattatttggataattttgatgaaattgaaaaaaatactaggAATgagatttttaacgaatttcaTTAAATATTTATGGTTATTTTCAGATCTCCCTGTTCACCCATCAGAATTGTGCTATTCAAGCCAAGAGCTGAGAGCTTTCGAACGCATCTCTTAACCTATTGAGATTAAAAACTGCAATCGATAACGAGAACAGAAAATGTTATCAACATAATTTCGCCCCTGGAAGCAGGGGTTAGACAAACATAACTACACAGACTCATCAAGTGTTGCTTACCAAGTTCCAATGTGAGAAGCTTCGCCTCTACCCAGAAACACCCTGTTGGGGATTAGGTATTAAGTTGTGGCGCATTGTTTATTCTTAATTACTACTTTTTATAAGTTGATGGAGACTATAAGAAAATTTCGacacttaaaaaaaaagcaaggtACATAGTGCATTCACAAAGGCACGTTACTGTCTCCCTCTTGGCTCTCCCTCTCCTTATTATGAGACTAGAGATTTttcgataataattttcaattatacaTTTCTAGAATTCTTTCGTtgagtgatttaaaaaaaatatttatcagaATTTCATAAAGATGAGTCCATATTCGCTGTTACACCTAGTccgaaaaaaacagaactttcgtGCCCTACGTTTTATATGTATGAAAATATAATTGTAGAAGAGCTGCAATTCATATAAACTGTAGAATATCCCAGAGTTTCAGGACCCAGGGCCTGATTTTTCGAGGTATAGAATTCCAGCCTCCGAAGACCAGAAATTTagtcataatttttcaacgttccAGGCTCCTGCAGAACCcacatttgtaaaaattgctaggtacctactaaaccAGATCAATGTTACTTTTTTCAGGATTgcgaaaatttaattaaaataaaatttttaggtcAACTTTTGACCCTCCCCTCCTCAACTCAagctcaaagttttaaaaatttgatcaatttgttttcatttaaaaaaaaaatcagttcaagtGATTAGTACTCGAACATGATCGCTTGTAGGCCattagaaaagttcaaagttcatttttgctaAGTGCAAGAGTTCTTAAAATAttagttttttcacattttctcttTAAACTATGATAATTGTGAGCATCAACAGATCACctgagcttttaaaaaaaaaacagatctcaaaaaattttcgactcataactataaaaatttatacttcCGAGACGTTGAGCTTGAAAGAGGGAGGGGCAcattgactaaaaaaattgtaatttttcctaCGCTTTACTGAGGTCATCTTGCTATAATTTTTTGCTAGACTtcctcaaaattcgaaaaaagttgaaaaacgattCACATCCTTGCTCATAACTCCTATGAAGAAGAAATTGATCTGAATCTGAGCTGAGAGGGAACAGATGAATGAACTAAATTTTCTTCCTCTTGATTTCAGCAAAACGTCTTGTTTATCatagggaaaaaattaatattcccAGATATTGAAATTAGGAGAAGAATTACTTGACAAGTGATGAATGTTGACCAAATTGAGCAGAAAAGCCttcttagaaaatttttttgctctgGGAGGTGCCACTGCGGAGAGAAGAAATATACCCTCAAAGTGGAAGcaatttagaaagaaaaaaatcgtcgttttttCGTTCCTGTACTTATCACTACGTAacttgttttgggaaaaatggctcgattccaaaatgaaagtacctatgtatgtatttgagattctgcgtcgatctgcGCTACtgtcgtcaaaatccaagaccacttttataGAGTTCTgctgagcggttaaaaatttgcaaaacgtTTAATTTTGGATAaactcgtgttttgaaaattttgtattcgtaaatatttcgcattaatttagccaaaatattgaaagatgtcATTTCTCAAACTAGGTaaagccaattttttgctattgcTGCCaactagaaaaaattgagaaaaatagccaaacaTTTACAAAATAGGCTTGCGCTGAATTCTCTCAAAATCCGcatattttttggggggaggggggagagggcaAAGTTTGTTCGGTTCCATGTTTATTTCAGTCAGTTTTTATCATttaaaagagaagaaaattgtcaaaaaaatagttttaatcttcttttttttcaaaattaggaagaaagtaaaaaattttatttttttaatgtcgattaaattaaattctgaaaaattttcatctcattgtTTCCTTCTGATCTGCTTAAGTAAGTATAGctccgtcatttttttttttttttttttttttttaaaggagaaAAAAGTGAGTAGGTATTCATAACTATAgttaaataagtacctaactagaactaaagtacgtacttttatttttgaattttgttgcaTACGTTCCATCTGTGCGTTTTTCGAATCAGTCGGTATGTCCCTTTTCCATACTTtaatgtaaataaatatatagCATACGGATATCACAATTAACGGTATCAAATAACCCAAAACTACATTAATTATTAAGAAGTAAACGTTTCCGTTCAAAAAATCAGGCCAAACTTCCAGACAGAACATCGTGGTATCATTGATCACTTTCACCAGATCGAAAAATAGTAGCCAGGGTAGTGGTACGATCAGTGAGTATACCCAAATACAGGCTATTATTATTCTCGCTATTCTGGTGGTCATTTGGAATTTTAACGGATAGCAGATGGCCAAAAATCTGTAACaaataagaagaaaaacaatttatgtaggtatagttcATACGTGTACAACTTATTTAAATCTAATTGTAAGTAAATACTTGCAGAAATAGTTAACCTATAGGaaatcaataggtaggtaggtaggtacttataggtaaattttagttttgtgtATGAGGAATGCTGTATTAGTAATTGGATCAGAGTTCGAGGGTAAGAATCTGAATAGCCAAGTATCTCATGCGTGGCTGATCTGATTCCatgtaaaaatcattcaaagtaTTGTATTAGTGTGAGTTGTGGGAAAATTAATCTCACATTATGATGACAAATAAAGTGAGATCAGAAAGCTTGAGAAGTCAAATCAATCATATCAGTTCTGCAAGGGTAGGATTGGGAGTTCTTTCAATAGACACTCCTCTACTCTGCTATTGCCCTAACTGTGCCTTTCTTTCTCGTTTTTTCCAATCCATATTACCCTATTTTTTTATCTCCCCCTGCCCCTTTCACCagtatatttgaaaattttagtacctactCGTGACAGACACAAACAAGTAAATAGGTTACTTAGTGGAACCAGATAGGTAGACTCAAACTACACATTGTAAGAATCACACCACAAGAATGGAATGATGAGGATGAGAgcacaattgaaaatttcagactcCTTCGTTGTCTTCATAATATCACCAAACACCAAACCACCGTTCCTTTTACTAAACATACAAACATTATGATGTTTAAATTATTGGCTCGTATCAACCCTAAAGAATTCCAAACACGCTTGTTTCGACGAAAATTTCGAACCTTGGAGAACCGGCTAAACAATAAATTCCTTTTATAAAAGCTACGAAACGACAACTTTGTTCTAAGATTGAAGAGTATACCTATCAAGATTCCCTTTCGGTCAATGCCAATATGCAGTCAACTGGCTTTTTTCCATTATTCGAGGACTCTCGCGTAATTAATTGCGTTACAAGAGCTAGGTAGTTATTCGCATTACgtaataaatttataataacAGCGTTTATCTTTGGGCCTAGGTATTTGATAAATTTGTGTCT
The sequence above is a segment of the Planococcus citri chromosome 3, ihPlaCitr1.1, whole genome shotgun sequence genome. Coding sequences within it:
- the LOC135840556 gene encoding neuropeptide SIFamide receptor-like, which encodes MGVHRYNYTNDNEQIDSLRNFRYNQPTSSKENSVMIGNYSHSAISPQVIMEPGGVVDVLQTVITHIAHNSTSFSYTLDATLSTTILPGRVNNSSEDGYAEAMSDFRHSLLVTVLFCVAYVLVFVIGIFGNVLTVAVVWRLPRMRSVTNYFIVSLAVADILVLALCLPGTLMSNIFVPWVLGKELCKAVPYVQGVAINASVYSLIAVSHDRFLAICYPLKFQMTTRIARIIIACIWVYSLIVPLPWLLFFDLVKVINDTTMFCLEVWPDFLNGNVYFLIINVVLGYLIPLIVISVCYIFIYIKVWKRDIPTDSKNAQMERMQQNSKIKVIKMLLLVVIMFVASWLPLYAIFTRVKFGGHLSDWEQNLLPIVAPIAQFLGIANSSINPILYAFFNNKFRNGFWTVIHTKQCCTTPRYYDTVNMANSSSASLRKSSYYTVRNKSLNRQTSQTKQLACISEGPIVGV